In Trifolium pratense cultivar HEN17-A07 linkage group LG7, ARS_RC_1.1, whole genome shotgun sequence, a genomic segment contains:
- the LOC123899767 gene encoding F-box protein At5g46170, whose translation MCSIRSPDHFSQIDHFDRIPDSLLLLVFNKIGDVKALGRCCVVSRRFHSLVPQVENVVVRVDCVISDDDSNSSSNSSDKSRGPFWNLLRLVFGGIAKPIQTLGQFLGPKRVNSSLSAASSAANSSSGSSLAVGTEDDGGVTHHSPTQVLKNFNELRLLRIELPSGELGIEDGVLLKWRADFGSTLDNCVILGASSVFHPKSQDGTVVDASCGGGNGNGGVVGGVVEDNGSIPDSFYTNGGLKLRVVWTISSLIAASARHYLLQPIISEHTTLDNLVLTDADGQGVLYMNRDQLEELRVKPLSASSASKRTLVPALNMRLWYAPHLELPDGVVLKGATLVAIRPSELSTTTAKKEGSDLSWVSTAFEEPYRSAAAMLIKRRTYCLEMNSF comes from the coding sequence ATGTGTTCAATTCGCTCACCAGATCATTTCTCCCAAATCGATCACTTCGATCGCATCCCCGATTCTCTCCTCCTTCTAGTTTTCAACAAGATCGGTGATGTTAAAGCTTTAGGTCGATGCTGCGTCGTTTCGCGTCGTTTTCATTCTCTAGTACCTCAAGTTGAAAACGTCGTCGTTCGTGTTGATTGTGTTATTTCCGATGATGATTCTAATTCTTCATCTAATTCATCTGATAAATCCAGAGGACCTTTCTGGAATCTTCTTCGATTGGTTTTTGGTGGTATTGCTAAACCGATTCAAACCCTAGGTCAATTTTTAGGTCCGAAGAGAGTTAATTCTTCTTTGTCGGCAGCGTCGTCGGCGGCGAATTCTTCCTCTGGATCTTCGCTTGCTGTTGGAACTGAAGATGATGGTGGTGTTACTCATCATTCACCTACTCAGGTTTTGAAGAATTTTAACGAGCTTCGTTTGCTTCGGATCGAGCTTCCGAGTGGTGAATTAGGGATTGAGGATGGTGTTTTGTTGAAATGGAGAGCTGATTTTGGATCAACGCTTGATAATTGTGTAATTCTAGGTGCTTCCTCTGTTTTTCACCCGAAATCGCAAGATGGAACTGTTGTTGATGCATCTTGTGGTGGTGGAAATGGAAATGGTGGTGTTGTTGGCGGTGTCGTTGAGGATAATGGAAGTATACCGGATTCGTTTTACACGAACGGTGGTTTGAAATTAAGGGTAGTTTGGACAATTAGTTCATTGATTGCTGCATCTGCAAGGCATTACTTGTTACAACCGATTATATCGGAGCATACGACTCTTGATAATTTGGTGTTAACTGATGCAGATGGTCAAGGTGTGTTATATATGAACAGAGATCAACTTGAGGAGTTAAGAGTGAAGCCGCTATCGGCTTCTTCTGCTTCGAAGAGGACTCTTGTACCTGCACTTAATATGAGGTTATGGTATGCACCTCATTTGGAGTTACCTGATGGGGTTGTTTTGAAAGGTGCTACTCTTGTTGCTATTAGACCGAGTGAATTGTCAACTACCACTGCTAAGAAAGAAGGATCTGATTTGTCTTGGGTTTCTACGGCGTTCGAAGAGCCTTATCGGTCTGCTGCTGCAATGCTTATTAAGAGGAGGACTTATTGCCTTGAGATGAATTCCTTTTGA